In Schizosaccharomyces osmophilus chromosome 1, complete sequence, the genomic window TCATTGTATAACATCTGTTTGctgtttttcataaactATTATTTTTCGATGCACCATAGACCTTTTCCTTAATTTCCTATTGGCCTTTAACTGCACTTTACGCTTTAGAGCTtagtttatttatattCATCCTTCTCCGCTTCTCTTCTGTGGAGTATGTGCTCAATGTTATTCGAAAAGTGCATACCCTCAATGAATGAACGTCCGATCCGCCGTAATTTATTATTCGAATAATTCCAAATGGTTGCTATTTCGTTTGCCTCTTCCgctgaatttgaaaatgcttctctctttttcgttACTTTCTAACGCTTTGCTAAGACTATTTTATGGAATATTGTTGCTTGAATTTTCAGCACGGATTCAAATTTTATGCTTCTAatgaactttttcttctctccACCTATCATTAATAATCAATGAAATGATTACCTCTACAATCAATGCACTGTACACTTACTAGTTGAGCAATGAAGCCTACGACTCCAGTGTCTGAGTAGCTTGACGTCGAGCTTGTATAAGTAAAACTTAGTATAtcaaatttgtttactgtATGTCGCATTCTTAAACTCGGCTATTTCAAAATGTCTCGCTCTTCTGAAAGGTCAAATAAAGTAATTTGtattttgatgaaaagtaGTAGTCATCTATTCCTTATGCAAAGCTGAAAACAATAAGTTTCATATGttcaaaattatgaaaattcTCAAGAATCATTCACtgtgcttttttttttttttttttttttttttcaaaactcGATGTATATATTACACCACTCAAAACGCCATGCATAGATCTTTCCAAGCAACTAGTGATCACCCTTAGATGGTTGTGTAGATGAAGGAGATGATTCTTTGGCTTCTTCGTTACTAGCTGATTTCTCATTCGAAGGTGCCGTCGCATCCATTGTAGAAACTTCGCTTGTTTctcctccttcttctttatcGGTCGTCAAATCTTTGTATACTTCAGGgtgtttttggaaacagGCTTGCATAGCCTGGAACTTTTCAAGACATTCCATGCCTTTGGGTTCACTTTTTGAGTAGACAAAGCAACTAAAGGCAGACTTGAACTCTTCACCACAGGGACCGTGAGCCATTCCTCCCAAGCAAGGGCAATCCCAGTTAATTTCACCAGTTTCAGGGTCAAAAGCCGACTCCTCGTtaccttcttcttcaacttccTCCAATTGCTTGCCTATGGTCTCTTCATCAGTAGAGGTTTCTGGTTCGGGAACCTCATCACTGGAGTAGAAGCTGGTGTCAGGCTCGTTTGGTTTCTCATCGTCTTTCATTTGTTCTTTTAATAGTTTGGGTTTTGATGCTGTTTCTGCcatctctttcttcttttcttctaactTTGCTTCAATTGTATCTTCCGTACGATGTTGTTGCATATACGGTTCATTATAAGCTTTTGAATTGTTAATAAATATACGTGCATTTTCTCAACCTTCTTCTTACCTTGAGTTTCTGTTCGAATATGCTCTCCAACATAAGATCGGTTATCTGAATCGGGTTTTGAATCATTAAGTACTTTCTTTCCAAGGTAGAAtccaaaaaacaatgataAGCCAGCTGCACCCGATAATATAGAAGCCATTTGACTCCATGATGGAGCGGCTCTGCCCCCGAAAACTGAAGTAGTCTGGTTAAACCGTTTGGGAAAGCTGCTGCTTAAACTTattgactttttctttaattcaAAATTCCTAAGAACCGAAGTTCTTAATAGGGATGAAGCTTTTCCACGAAACATGATTTTACTGTAATTTGCTATGGTAAAGAATGATTACTAACGTCAACGATACACATTTCAAGAAGTACATAATATATCTTTAGCTCTGGTTGGTTcaacaaataaacgaaaCTTTTATTACTTTATTTCAAGCTTAGCCAGTTACCAAGCCAAAAAACCTGGTACTTTTAACGAAAGAAGATAATCTGTCTTACATGAATAAATTAACCCTTTAGTAATAATAAATGAAAGGTTATTAAGTTCTATATTATTTCTATGAAGTATTAGTTGTTATTATTATGTTACGATGAAAGCAGGAgttattcctttttttttgcttatttTGAGAACCAAAAAGTTATACACTCTTATAGTTTTTTTGTGCTGACTTCAACAAACTAGAATGTACCGAAGCCAACAACGTTTATTCCTCCTTACCAATAATATCAACCCAACGCTTTCCATTCAATTCCGCAAGAATCTCTTGCTTGATCTTATGGGCGACAACGGGTCCGTCGTAGCCAAGTGCAGTGTACACTTGAACCATAGAAGCACCAGCACGAGCATATTCAATGGCATCTTTACCACTAGATATACCACCACATCCGATAATAGGGATGTTGGAAGATAAGTGTTTACGCAAAGTGCGGAGGGTGTTCAAAGTAATTGGTTTTAAAGGAGGACCAGACAAACCACCAGTCTCCTCAACATGCTTCGTGGATTTTAAGGTGTTAGGGCGTTGGATAGTAGTATTGCCGACAATGACACCGTCAACCTTGCATTTCTTCAGCACAGAAGCGATGTCAGCAAGCTCGGTTTCGGACAAATCGGGAGCAATCTTAACAACAAGAGGAGGATTAGGAGCGTTCAACTTATTGCGTTCAGTAACGGCAGCGGACAAAAGCTCGGTCAGGGCAGACTTTCTTTGGAGACTACGGAGACCGGGGGTGTTGGGAGAAGAAACGTTAATGACCAAAACATCGGCATAGTTGCCAAAATTGCGGACACCGCTAACGTAGTCTTCCACCTCATTTCCGTTCTTATTCTTTCCCAAGTTAATACCCAAGTACTTGTTGGAAAGCAAACTACGTGGGACACCAAGAACAGAGGGATCCGTGTAAGCAGCAGGGTTTTCGTCAAAGGATTTCAAAAGTTCAGgcttgtttttggaaatatGCTTACGAATACGCTTCTGTACCTTTTCAAGAATGACTTCATGACCTTCAGAGTTGAAACCATAGCGGTTGACCACGGCCAAATCGGGGTTTAAGCGAAAGTACCTGGGTTTGGGATTACCAGGTTGAGGCAAAGGGGTGACTGAACCGACTTCGAGATatgaaaaaccaaaattcAATAAGCCGGAAATAGCATCAGCCTGTTTATCAAAACCAGCAGCTAAACCAACTGGATTAGAGAACTTTTTTCCCCAAAGTTCCACAGCTAAAGCTTGGTCGTCGGGAGTAAAGTCACGAGGAGTAATGCCCCAAGAAGCAGCCATGACAGCTACGCTGTGAGAAAATTCTGGCGAAGTAAAAGCATGGAACAGTGGCATTTCAATGCGACCGTGGATAAAGCTTCGGACATCAGAAATGTCGTAAATGACCCAACCAGCGGAGAAACTGCTAATCAAGCTCAAAAGTTTCCAATGGCGTTGGTAAAAGGgtgcttttgaagaagaagaagagtGTAAGTTAGATTGAAAACATTTACCACCCTGTTTAAACgcatttcttgaaaaaagacGATAAGCGCTGCGGGAAAACATATTCGCGGATACTAGTAAATAACAGAAATCAACGTCAAAAATGAGAATCCAACCTAtagaatccaaaaatctAAATAAGTGatatacaagaaaaagttaccgacaaaaagaattattgGCAATGACTGAAGTTCCAATTCAAGTGTATTTTAACGACAGAACGTAGAGATTGGTATTAACGGATCTTCAGATGAAAGCTAACTGAAAAATTATAAGAGAAGAAGGTGAACTGTCAAAGAATTGATCAAAGATTTTCAAGACAAGTTCAAACTTCAAATGCAAGCAGAGGTATAAGCTCTGAGAGAGAATGCAAAGTGCAATCGCACCATTATGTTTGTTGTTACTACATTCCAGGTAACAATATACAATCAGCAGGATAGAAAAATTCGTTCAACATAGgcaaaaaatatatagaTAGTTTGTAAGATTCCTAACTAAAATAGAATGAATTACAGTGTACATAGCTGATCAAGGCCTCTAAAACTTTTGGGCtgtcaatttcaaaaatccGAGTTCAGCATTGTCACTATAGACAAACCGAACTCTTACCAATCTTCTAAACGAAACAAGATAGAAGAGGATCAAAAACGATAGAGATGGTATCTGTGATCGGTTCGCGACacgtaaaaaaaagaatactCTTGCCTCACTCACATTGAAGTCATCTCTTTAGCAAACACTCATGCCCTTAGCTTTCATGCacgaaaaaacaaactgaAGAAATCAACACACTAGAAATGTAGCTGGATttctcttctcttcttttttttttcttttattattactaTTATATCTACTTGGTTTATTtactcttttttgtttacgtgTTGGACCGTTCTGTCTTAAACGGTCGCATCTTCTAGCATTCGGCTCTTCATATAAGAAATCCGACATGAGAGATATCTTCAGACACCTACGACACTTTAGGCGCGCTTTATGGTTAAAACCCATGTCAGGAAGGCAATCTAATATCAGGTAAGTATGAATTAGAGGCTTTCGTTTACCAGTGTTAGCAAGTTCTTCACTTTGGGTCCAGAAGAAGCGCGTAAAAAACGAACATTCACTCCTCCAACGgtttctgaaaatgaaaacaattcTCAAACAATAAAGAAGCAAGAGAATGTTacaaaaattcataaaaacgATGGAATAACCCCTAACGGAGAGAAGCGGACAGCGAACGAGTCAGAGATTCCGAAAGAGGAGGATACAGATGCGACAAACACTGTGGAAGTCAAACGTTATAAGGTCAATGGCCATTCATCagcttcatcttcttcctcccCATCTGCTGCCATTTCTGAGGGAGACACCACTCCATCTGATATTCCTCCTATTGCTGAAACACCACTAGAGTCTACAAAaaaacaggaaaagaaaaagtctCACGCAACGTTTGCGGACATGGTTTCCACTTTCACGAAAATTGAGAAAACTTCAAAACGTTTGGAGATCATTGATATTATGGGtacttactttttttcaatgctGCGTAACCATCCTGAGGATTTACTTACTTCGGTCTATTTGAGTATTAATAAGGTATTGTACAGTACCAACTGTTTCATTGAATATATACTAATTAGAAAATTAGCTGGGTCCAGATTATTCAGGAATTGAACTTGGCATTGGTGAAAGTATCATCATGAAAGCTGTTGCCGAGTCGACTGGCCAAACCCTTCAACAAATTAAGCAAGCGTTTCATAAAGTGGGAGATTTGGGCCTTGTTGCACAGGCATCCCGCCAAAACCAGCCAACAATGTTTCAACCAGCTGCTCTGACTCTACCTTTTCTATTTGATTCTCTAAAGTCGATTGCGCAAATGTCTGGAAATCAATCACAAAATCGAAAAATCGGTTTGATCAAGCGATTG contains:
- the ura3 gene encoding mitochondrial dihydroorotate dehydrogenase Ura3, whose protein sequence is MFSRSAYRLFSRNAFKQGGKCFQSNLHSSSSSKAPFYQRHWKLLSLISSFSAGWVIYDISDVRSFIHGRIEMPLFHAFTSPEFSHSVAVMAASWGITPRDFTPDDQALAVELWGKKFSNPVGLAAGFDKQADAISGLLNFGFSYLEVGSVTPLPQPGNPKPRYFRLNPDLAVVNRYGFNSEGHEVILEKVQKRIRKHISKNKPELLKSFDENPAAYTDPSVLGVPRSLLSNKYLGINLGKNKNGNEVEDYVSGVRNFGNYADVLVINVSSPNTPGLRSLQRKSALTELLSAAVTERNKLNAPNPPLVVKIAPDLSETELADIASVLKKCKVDGVIVGNTTIQRPNTLKSTKHVEETGGLSGPPLKPITLNTLRTLRKHLSSNIPIIGCGGISSGKDAIEYARAGASMVQVYTALGYDGPVVAHKIKQEILAELNGKRWVDIIGKEE
- the mia40 gene encoding mitochondrial Mia40-Erv1 disulfide relay system thiol oxidase subunit Mia40, coding for MFRGKASSLLRTSVLRNFELKKKSISLSSSFPKRFNQTTSVFGGRAAPSWSQMASILSGAAGLSLFFGFYLGKKVLNDSKPDSDNRSYVGEHIRTETQAYNEPYMQQHRTEDTIEAKLEEKKKEMAETASKPKLLKEQMKDDEKPNEPDTSFYSSDEVPEPETSTDEETIGKQLEEVEEEGNEESAFDPETGEINWDCPCLGGMAHGPCGEEFKSAFSCFVYSKSEPKGMECLEKFQAMQACFQKHPEVYKDLTTDKEEGGETSEVSTMDATAPSNEKSASNEEAKESSPSSTQPSKGDH